From Weissella diestrammenae, a single genomic window includes:
- the ychF gene encoding redox-regulated ATPase YchF — MALTAGIVGLPNVGKSTLFNAITKAGAEMANYPFATIEPNVGMVEVPDARLMRIAEIVGTNKIIPTTFEFTDIAGIVKGASQGEGLGNKFLENIRQVNAIVHVVRAFDDDNIVHVNGTVDPIDDIETINTELVLADLEAVDKRYAKVSRAAKGGDKESKAEFDVLEKIKPLLDAGKPARLAEFTAEQEKIVHGLFLLTTKPILYVANVAEDDMANPQGSKYFAQIEAYAAAEGADVIGLSARAEEEIAEMDADDQAEFLEMAGVSEPGLNLLIRAAYHLLNLRTFFTAGVKETRAWTFKAGAKAPETAGVIHSDFERGFIRAETMSFEDLDQYGSEKAVKEAGRLRSEGKEYVVQDGDIMEFLFNV, encoded by the coding sequence ATGGCACTTACGGCAGGAATCGTTGGATTACCAAACGTTGGAAAATCAACATTATTTAATGCAATTACAAAAGCAGGCGCAGAGATGGCGAACTACCCATTTGCGACAATCGAACCAAATGTCGGAATGGTTGAAGTGCCTGATGCGCGTCTAATGCGGATTGCTGAAATTGTCGGGACAAATAAAATTATTCCCACAACATTTGAATTTACAGATATCGCAGGGATTGTTAAGGGTGCTTCACAAGGTGAAGGGCTTGGTAATAAATTTTTAGAAAATATTCGTCAAGTTAATGCGATTGTACATGTCGTACGTGCTTTTGATGACGATAATATTGTGCACGTCAATGGGACGGTTGACCCAATTGATGACATTGAGACCATCAATACGGAATTAGTCTTGGCTGATCTTGAGGCGGTTGATAAACGATATGCAAAAGTCTCGCGTGCAGCTAAAGGTGGGGATAAAGAATCGAAGGCTGAGTTTGATGTTTTAGAAAAGATCAAACCATTATTAGACGCGGGTAAGCCAGCTCGATTGGCGGAGTTTACAGCAGAACAGGAAAAAATTGTGCATGGGTTATTCTTATTGACGACCAAGCCAATTTTATATGTTGCCAACGTTGCAGAAGACGATATGGCTAATCCACAGGGCTCAAAGTATTTTGCGCAAATTGAAGCATATGCAGCAGCAGAGGGTGCAGACGTGATTGGCTTATCTGCACGTGCTGAAGAGGAAATTGCAGAAATGGATGCGGATGATCAAGCTGAGTTCTTAGAAATGGCTGGTGTATCTGAACCTGGATTGAATTTATTAATCCGGGCAGCTTATCATTTGTTGAATTTGCGGACCTTCTTTACGGCTGGGGTCAAAGAAACACGAGCTTGGACATTTAAAGCAGGGGCTAAAGCGCCGGAAACAGCTGGTGTGATCCATTCGGACTTTGAGCGTGGCTTTATCCGAGCAGAAACAATGAGTTTTGAGGATCTCGATCAATATGGGTCTGAAAAGGCAGTTAAAGAAGCTGGCCGTTTGCGTTCAGAAGGAAAAGAATACGTTGTGCAGGATGGCGACATTATGGAGTTTTTATTCAACGTATAG
- a CDS encoding DUF951 domain-containing protein: MYELNDIVEMKKPHACGTNRWQIIRIGADLKIKCLNCERVVMLTRREFDKRFKKILEKHSN, translated from the coding sequence ATGTATGAACTGAACGATATCGTAGAGATGAAGAAACCGCATGCGTGTGGCACGAATCGTTGGCAAATTATCAGAATTGGTGCGGACTTAAAAATTAAATGTTTAAATTGTGAGCGGGTTGTCATGTTGACACGACGTGAGTTTGACAAACGTTTTAAAAAGATTTTAGAAAAGCATAGTAATTGA
- a CDS encoding ParB/RepB/Spo0J family partition protein: protein MGTSKKKSALGDNILGGGLDALFGQQGVTTTSATNDTVRELPLTQIVANPYQPRHVFNEGGLRDLANSIKENGILQPIIVRHAPEDASRYEIMAGERRFRASQLAGKETIPAVVRAYDNQTMMQAAILENLQREDLSPIEEAAAYKMMMETMRLTQEQVAKRLGKARSAVANILRLLTLPQEVQDWIQAGDLSMGQGRTLLGLHNKRRVVPVAKRVMNEGMTVRQLETLVNQLNEAGEQKPMVAEPTPFIRETQHALEDKFGTKVKISRNQRGAGKIEISYLSDDDLNRIFDVLNINLD from the coding sequence ATGGGGACATCTAAAAAGAAATCAGCATTAGGTGACAATATACTTGGTGGCGGATTGGACGCTTTGTTTGGACAACAAGGTGTCACGACAACTTCAGCAACTAACGATACTGTCCGTGAATTACCATTAACGCAAATTGTTGCTAATCCATATCAACCTCGGCACGTATTCAATGAAGGAGGACTGCGTGATTTAGCCAATTCGATCAAAGAAAATGGCATTTTACAACCAATTATTGTGCGTCATGCGCCTGAAGATGCTTCACGCTATGAAATTATGGCAGGTGAGCGTCGCTTTCGGGCATCACAGTTAGCTGGAAAAGAAACAATTCCGGCCGTTGTGCGTGCGTATGACAACCAAACAATGATGCAAGCAGCAATTCTTGAAAATTTGCAACGAGAGGATTTATCACCAATCGAAGAGGCTGCGGCATATAAGATGATGATGGAAACAATGCGTTTGACGCAGGAACAGGTTGCCAAACGGTTAGGGAAGGCACGTTCAGCAGTTGCAAATATCTTGCGCCTTTTGACGTTACCACAGGAAGTCCAAGACTGGATTCAAGCCGGTGACTTATCAATGGGGCAAGGTCGAACACTATTGGGTCTACACAACAAACGACGTGTCGTGCCGGTAGCGAAAAGAGTCATGAACGAAGGTATGACGGTTCGTCAGCTAGAAACGCTAGTGAATCAGCTCAATGAAGCAGGTGAACAAAAACCAATGGTAGCAGAGCCAACGCCATTTATTCGAGAAACACAGCATGCATTGGAAGATAAGTTTGGAACTAAAGTCAAAATCAGCCGTAATCAGCGTGGTGCGGGAAAAATTGAAATTAGTTATTTGTCTGATGATGATCTCAATCGTATTTTTGACGTTTTAAATATCAATTTGGATTAA